The Bos mutus isolate GX-2022 chromosome 12, NWIPB_WYAK_1.1, whole genome shotgun sequence genomic interval tgggattctgtaggcgagaatactggagtgggttgccgtgcccttctccacgggatcttcgtgacccagagattgaacccgtgactcctgaggctcctgcattgcaggcagattctttaccgctgagccgcctggggaagcccatatatgcaCATATCATAGAAATTTATTTACGTGGGTTTATAAATTACGTatgttttgtatttatatttgaaaCATTTGTATACAATCCGCACACGACCCCTGCTCTGTTCCCCATTCTGTGCTCTCAGGAAGCCCACCAGGCAGGCCACTGCCTCGGCGGCTTTGTAGTCACTGTGGTCTGTAcctgacccttttttttttcttattgtatttttaaaattagagtataactgctttccaatgttgtgctggcttctgctgcacaacagtgtgaaccAGCTGTGTGTACactacatcccctccctctcgcCCCTGCCCCCCCACTCATTCACCGGCTGAGCTCCGCGCGCTGTCCAGCGGCCTCCCACTGGCCATCTGCGCCACACACGGTGGTGTGTGCACGTCGGTCCTGTTCTCTCGGCGCATCCCACCCTGTCCTGCCCCACCACACACGGTGGTGTGTGCACGTCGGTCCTGCTCTCTCGGTGCATCCCACCCTGTCCTGCCCCACCACACACGGTGGTGTGTGCGTGTCGGTCCTGCTCTCTCGGTGCATCCCACCCTGTGCTGCCCCACCACACACGGTGGTGTGTGCATGTCGGTCCTGCTCTCTCGGCGCATCCCACCCTGTCCTGCCCCACCACACACGGTGGTGTGTGCATGTCGGTCTTGCTCTCTCGGTGCATCCCACCCTGTCCTGCCCCAGTGTCTGCAAATCCGGTCTCTGTCTGACTCTCCCGAGGTGTAACTCCAGATGCGTGTTTAACCCCTAACCTCATTCTCCAGAAACTTCATCTCTGCAAACGTCCTGCTCATGACTGCCCCCTGCATCCATCCCCAGGCCTTGCTCCCTCTGCGCCTGCTCTGTGTTTCTCCACCAAACATTTCATCACCATCCAGGACACTCtgtattttgcttgtttattttgttggCTGTCTTCCTCACTGCTCTAACCTTAGGTCAGGGCTCAGAGCTTAGTTCTTACCCACTGAACAAAAACATGTAGATAGGcaggggttttttgtttgcttgtttaagaAAAGAGGAAAGTAGTTTAAAAGGTACAATTGTCCCACAACAAAGTACCTATAAACTCCCAAGACACTTTGCAAATCATCAGAAGCAACCACACTATTACTCCTTCTACTGTAACCGTGACAGTCCCAGAATTCTTCACATGGCATCTCATTAAAAAGGAGCTACCTAGTTTTCTGGGCCTTGGGCACCCTTCATCTGAGCAATTGGAAAAAGAATTACCCTGTTAGGCCAGTGGCTTAAGTGCAGGCAGAACAAACATTGGACTTGGCAGGAGAGTAGCTAGTTTAAACAGACTTTTAACCTTTTAACTTCTTCCTCAGTCATGCTTCCCAAAGAGGAAAGAGGCAGCTGGCAGTCtttaaggcatttttttttttaaggagtggtTGAAATTTGATATGGAGACATTCTCCTGGTTAAATTTAGTTTTTCAGAGTGCTGGACAAATTTTTGAACAAACTTTCTGAGTGAATTCTATGTTCCAGGTAGAATTctatatgttgtgtgtgtgtgtgtgtgtgtgtgcttagtcatgtctgactctttgagatcccgtggactgtagcccaccaggctcctctgtccatgggattctcactggagcaggttgccatttcctcttccaggggagctttccaacccagagattgaaccctggtctcctgggtctcctgcattggcaggcagattcctttccCACTGTGCCACTGGAACCATCCCTGCTCCTCAAAACCGGCTCAAAATACATCAGTGTTTCAAATGGAGACAGCATTTAGCAAACCAACACATTTATTTAAACACACACTGACTGAGTGGGGACTGCCTTCCAGTTGTAGGTACTGGGAAGATgccagagaaaggaaacaaaagacccaGCCTCCACCTGGAAGGATGGGACGGGGCTCAGGTGGGAgggagttcaagagggagggggtatatgtacacGTACGACTGATTTAGCAACTGCACAGAGGCTGATTCGCCTGTTGTGCAGGAGAAACCAACAGgacactgtaaagcagttatcctccaattaaaaataaaaaaacccaccTTCAGGGACTCCTGACCCCATGTCTATTGGATGAGGGAGCTGCCTGGAAAGGTGCGGTGAGCTGGTAGGATGCAGAATTAGCTCCCTGTCCTAGGGAAACATACACCACCAGAGGACCTGGGTGTGGAGCCCAGCTGGCAGTGATGTCTGCCTGGAACCCCTCGTGGCCTCACCAGGATGGTGAAGTCACCCACTGTGCCCTGACCCTAAGCTTTCTTGAGCAGCTACTAGCTGCGCGATCCTCTTCATGCCACAGAGTGGTGAACAAAATGGACACAAAAAGCCCTTCCCTCCTGCAGCTTACTTCCCAGAGAGGGAGACTGCATAGAAGGTCAGCAGTACACCCTTATTCAGTTCaatgcagttgctcagttgtgtccgactctctgcgaccccatggactgcagcacgccgggtttccctgtccgtcaccaactcccagactttgctcaaactcatgtccattgagtcggggatgccatccaaccgtgtcatcctctgtcatccccttctcctcctgccttccatctttcccagcatcagggtcatttccaatgagtcagttcttcgcgtcaggtggccagagtattggaatttcagcttcagcatcaatccttccaatgagtattcaggactgatttcctttaggatggactggttggatctccctgcagtccaagggactctcaagagtcttctccaacacaacagttcaaaagtaccaattcttcggtgctcagctttctttattgtccaactctcacatccatacatgaccactggagaaaccacagctttaTTAGGGAGCGGTAGAAAGTAAGCAGTTAGGGCCACGGAGGGATGGAGGGCGGGAGAGGGACTCCAGAAATCGGGGGTTGGGGCTCGCAGTGGGCAGTGACCAAGGGCAGAGTTCGGGCTTGCGGGGCAGAAGCCGGGCAAGGCCGGTGCTCCTCGGGTGAGACGCCCTCACACCCCGCCTCCCGTCCGCATTTCCGCGCCCCCGCCCCTCCTTCTTCAGAGAACCCGGACGGCGGGGCCTCAGCAAACACCGCCCCCGGTGTTCACACTGGAGCACCGCCGGCGTCTCCAGTAAAGACCCGATCAGCACAACTGCCAAAGTCAGACGTCCACTCCGAAGTCAAGTGGCGACGGCGGTCCTCGTCTCGCTCTGATCTACAACAGCACAACCCACTTCTCGCCAAAGTGAGCGAAAACGACATCCGCCAGGGCCCCGGCAGACAGGCGGAGGACCGGTCCTCGCGGACGGTCACGGCCACACCTGCGCCTGCGGAGGAGGAAGCCAGGTGCTGGGGCCGGAGCCCGCCCCGCGCCGGGACGCCTGGGTCAGCAGCCGGGCCGCGCCCCTGCGCTGTGTCCACCCCGGGACTCGGCTCTGCGTCCGCCAGCCTTCCCACCTGGCGCCCccacctgccccgccccccccaacCTGCCCGGGTCTTCCGAGTGCCGCCCGCTGGGGGAACGAGCGCGGGGCCGGCCAGAAGACAGGTCCACCCCGCCTGGCGGGCGGCAGGTGAGTGCCCTGGGGGTCGGGGAGAGGGCGGGGCCAGCCCGGGGCGTGGGCCGTCAGGGGCGGGGCCagcccggggcggggcggggccagcCCGGGGCGTGGGCGGCATGGGGGGCGTGGTCAGCCCGGGAGTGGGCGGTCGGGGGCGGGGCCGACCGCCCTGGATCCCGGACTGGCCGCCGCCGGCGGGACACCTAGGCGGGCGTCGGGCTGGGTCCCAGCTCCGGCCCAGCGCCTAGCCGCGCTTTCTCTCCCGCGTTCCCAGGCGTCCGGAAGGGAGGGTTCCCGAGAGGCTGCCTCTCTGTCAGTCCCGGGTCAGAGTAGCTTCGGGGCGTCCGGCGGATCCAGCCGCGCACCGGGCGCACGGGCCAGGAGGGCGTGGGGGAGCGGAGAGGTGTCCCCTGGGGGAAGATGAGGAAGCCCGACGGGAAGATCGTGCTTTTGGGGGACATGAACGTGGGCAAGACGTCGCTGCTCCAGAGGTACATGGAGCGGCGCTTCCCGGACACGGTCAGCACGGTGGGCGGCGCCTTCTACCTGAAGCAGTGGCGCTCCTACAACATCTCCATCTGGGACACTGCAGGTGAGGGCGGGGGCTTCTAGCTGGAGAGAAGCGTCCCTCAGGGCAGGGGTCCCCTAGGGCAGGGTCTCCTGGAGCAGGGGCCCCCAGGCCAGGCGTCTGCTGCCCCACGCTGGGTCCCTCCCTTGCTCTGCAGGTAACCCCGTCGTCTGTATCAGGCCCCTCCTCACGGTGTGTGGCCACCCTTGGCCCCTCTTTGTTCCTACTTGACTCCTCTGCTGGTTGGAAAGCTGAGGATTCAGCGACTGGGTACATCTTAGCAACAAACCAGGAAAGCACCCTGGGCCCCAAAGAGAGGACCGCTGGTGCCTGCTTATGGAGCGCCCAGCCCAGCCAGCTGCTGGTAACCGGAGGCACTGAAGCCCTCCCACCAACAGGGTCTCAGTCGCTGTCCACAGCCACCTTGAGGGGTGAGCAGAGCTAGTATAAACTGCCTCTCctgacagaagagaaaacagaggcccTGAACCTCCCCTGAGGGCTTAGGTGGGAAGCAGAGCTCAGGTCCCCTCCCTCAGTGCCAGACGTGTCTGTATTTTCCACTTATCGTCGCCATCGTCAGGGCTCATGCATGTTTTGGGGCTTTGAAGTGATTTTCTGCAGAAGCATTTTGAAGATAGCCATTTGattaaattccaggagatagtggaagacagaggagcctggtgtgctgcagtctattgggtcacaaagagtcggagatgacttagcgactgaacaacaattatttTAAGTATGTGTAGTATATTTGTGGTTTTTCAAAAGTAGAATACATCAGCGGATCTTGACTCAACCTTTCAGTTTGTTAACTCTGTGTAGTTACACTGACATGAGTGTTACAATAGAATGTATTTTCttccccatgaaaaagaataagatcCCACAATAAGTAAGCTGTAAATTAGTATGATGCGTTTTCAATGGGCTTGACTTTTTAAAGCCTGAAACTTCAAGGTCTGACTTTTTAAATATCTGCACTTTAAAAAGTGACATTTACGCTGGAAGTTCCTGTGCAGAATTTAAAAGTTGCCAACTTGGGTGCACCAGTCTGCTGAATAAGCAAGAATATAACTCATCCTCTATTTAAAACTGAATTAATGATGGCTGCTTTCCAACgtctgcccctcctccctccctcttgctTTCTCTTggctgtcttttttgttgttagagTTGTTAACATCTTGACTAATTTGTTTGCAAACATGCTGTGAAACGCAGCGTCTCCCATCTCCCGGGTACAAGTGCACCTCCCTtgctctttctctgcctccaggCTGCAGAGTGAAGTTCCTCTGAGATCCTTTCCTTAGCTGACTCTCCAGCATTAAGCATTTGGTAGCAATGGAACCAGAGCTCTAGAAATCAGACCAAGTTAGCATAACTTGTCTGTGTGTTCTGCATGAGGCTGGTCCTGAGGCCCGTTTGGTTGGTTGACTGGACCTCACTGCTGCCTTGGTTTACACAAGGCTAGTTCAGGATCAGTGCTGGGGGACCCAAACCCAGAACCCAGCTGCGGCTGCCATTAGAAGCTTTTACCACATGCGCGGTGTTTCTggaacaggagctgactgtttGGTGTCAGAACAGGCATCTTGGCATTCAAGGTTTGAAGAAGTAATGTCGATCAGCCACTTTCTTCTTTGGTGCTGAGGACATGTTGCAGCCAGAATCTTTACTGTCAGAGGATTTTGTAATAAGGCTGATGAAATGTCCTTGGTGTCTGGTTGGGCTCCCGGGGGCAGCGACTCATTTCCTGGCTGCCTGGGAAACCCGCCTTCTTCCCGGAACCCCAAGTGTGACCTCAGCTGGGCCCCCGGGACAGTGGAATGCCGAGATCTGTGGGCACATTTCTGATCTCCTATATACACGTGTTCAGGGCACCCGGGGCTAGGAGTCAGCGGTCACACAGGCCACCTCTGTGCCTGTGGGGTTAGGGAGACTTCGAGGGAGAAGGCATGTATGACTTTTTGCCTTTTAGGTAATCCTTGTTGGAGATGCAAAAGTGTAACTTCTAGGAAAGcccctctttttcctccttttgccTTGCCTTTAAAGTTTCTTTCGACCCCACCCTGTCTTCTAAgttgctttcattttaatttgtgtaACTGAAGCAGAAGGGTGAGGACCGGCTGGAGGACACCTGGTTTTATCACCATTCTCAGTCACACGGGGTGGGCGGGTGCTGAATAATGAAACTGATAGGGAGGTGTCAGAGTTC includes:
- the RAB20 gene encoding ras-related protein Rab-20 isoform X1 produces the protein MEGGRGTPEIGGWGSQWAVTKGRVRACGAEAGQGRCSSGETPSHPASRPHFRAPAPPSSENPDGGASANTAPGVHTGAPPASPVKTRSAQLPKSDVHSEVKWRRRSSSRSDLQQHNPLLAKVSENDIRQGPGRQAEDRSSRTVTATPAPAEEEARCWGRSPPRAGTPGSAAGPRPCAVSTPGLGSASASLPTWRPHLPRPPQPARVFRVPPAGGTSAGPARRQVHPAWRAAGREQFHGLGSMYCRGAAAVILTYDVNHAQSLLELENRFLGLTDTASADCLFAVVGNKVDLSEEAPGEGGQGGGRDPGQAGGGSGGSKQVQLEDAMAFYKKILKYKMLDEKDVPAAEQMCFETSAKTGKNVDLLFETVFDMVVPVILRQRAQAPPQTVDIASAPPPARTRSGCCS